One region of Mycolicibacterium lutetiense genomic DNA includes:
- a CDS encoding class-III pyridoxal-phosphate-dependent aminotransferase, with amino-acid sequence MYDYGTFTFESKAEVLDKAKTFWNPDKTQFWTDSGVDLVIDRREGYFLWDMEGRRLIDMHLNGGTYNLGHRNPEVMQAISDGMQHFDMGNHHFPSVARTALAQRLVDTAPASIKKIAFASGGGEAIDIALKSARHATKRRKIVSIVKAYHGHTGLAVATGDDRFAKFFLADQPDEFLQVPFNDIEAMERVLAGGDVAAVIMETIPATYGFPLPAPGYLEAVKAATEKHGTLYIADEVQTGLMRTGELWGITKHGIEPDIIVTGKGLSGGMYPIAAALLGDRAASWLDQDGFAHMSTFGGAELGCVAAIKTLEICTRPEVRSMVHYIADTFDHGLRRIQADHPDWFVGIRQNGVILGLEFDHPEGAKFVMRELYENGVWAIFSTLDPRVLQFKPGLLLSRELCEDVLDRLAVAVSRAKTAANGRKAS; translated from the coding sequence ATGTACGACTACGGCACGTTCACGTTCGAGTCCAAAGCCGAGGTGCTGGACAAGGCGAAAACGTTCTGGAATCCAGACAAGACACAGTTCTGGACCGATTCGGGTGTCGATCTGGTGATCGACCGCCGCGAGGGATACTTCCTGTGGGACATGGAGGGCCGTCGACTCATCGACATGCACCTCAATGGCGGTACCTACAACCTCGGCCACCGTAATCCCGAAGTGATGCAAGCGATTTCCGACGGCATGCAGCACTTCGACATGGGGAACCACCACTTCCCCTCGGTGGCCCGCACCGCACTCGCGCAGCGTCTCGTCGACACGGCGCCGGCGTCCATCAAGAAGATCGCGTTCGCATCCGGCGGCGGCGAGGCGATCGACATCGCGCTCAAGAGCGCCCGGCACGCCACCAAGCGCCGCAAGATCGTCTCGATCGTCAAGGCCTACCACGGCCACACCGGTCTGGCCGTGGCCACCGGCGACGACCGGTTCGCCAAGTTCTTCCTGGCCGACCAGCCCGACGAGTTCCTGCAGGTGCCGTTCAACGACATCGAGGCGATGGAACGGGTGCTGGCCGGCGGCGACGTCGCCGCGGTGATCATGGAGACCATCCCGGCCACCTACGGATTCCCGCTTCCCGCACCGGGATACCTGGAAGCCGTCAAGGCCGCCACCGAGAAGCACGGCACTCTCTACATCGCCGACGAGGTGCAGACCGGCCTGATGCGCACCGGTGAACTGTGGGGCATCACCAAGCACGGCATCGAACCCGACATCATCGTCACCGGCAAAGGCCTGTCCGGCGGCATGTACCCGATCGCCGCCGCACTGCTCGGCGACCGCGCCGCGTCCTGGCTCGACCAGGACGGGTTCGCGCACATGTCCACCTTCGGTGGCGCCGAACTCGGTTGCGTCGCCGCGATCAAGACGCTGGAGATCTGCACCCGCCCCGAGGTGCGCTCGATGGTGCACTACATCGCCGACACTTTCGATCACGGACTGCGCCGTATCCAGGCCGACCACCCCGACTGGTTCGTCGGCATCCGGCAGAACGGGGTGATCCTCGGGCTCGAGTTCGATCACCCAGAGGGCGCGAAGTTCGTGATGCGCGAGCTCTACGAGAACGGGGTGTGGGCGATCTTCTCGACGCTGGATCCCCGTGTGCTGCAGTTCAAACCAGGTCTTCTGCTCTCGCGCGAGTTGTGCGAGGACGTGCTGGACCGCCTCGCTGTTGCGGTGAGTCGAGCCAAGACCGCTGCGAATGGACGGAAAGCGTCATGA
- a CDS encoding aldehyde dehydrogenase family protein, whose product MTNTAQAGHMLERARWAAGAYADYDQAAVSRIVTAVAEAGYAEAERFAAEAVAETGMGVVADKVTKNRACSRGIVDYYRGEDYVSPRVDEANKIVELPRPAGVVLALTPTTNPVATVYFKVILALMTRNAVVVAPHPRAKQCSADAARVLAEAAVAAGAPDGIVQVVDEPSIPLVQALMADDRTDVIVATGGTGVVRAAYSSGNPALGVGPGNVPVFVDASADINAAAKRIVDSKAFDNSVLCTNESVLIVEDAVADKLRSALTRAGAHILDEDGARRLRAYMFAGGHLNTDVVGRDAAWIAGQAGLRVTPKTRVLIAPFDDVITEEMLAHEKLSPVLGMTTAADAARGIRAARAVVRIGGAGHSAAIHSENPSVITDFASQVPVLRVSVNVGNSTGSSGLDTNLAPSMTIGTGFVGRSSIGENLQPQNLINWARIAYNSDSGVAMGNFAGINPWQAPAGPVPEYPRASNDRNGVPVTPRRSHPTTNRSADPGLDVLRAELRALVVEELAQLIKR is encoded by the coding sequence ATGACTAATACCGCACAGGCCGGGCACATGCTCGAACGGGCCCGGTGGGCCGCCGGTGCCTACGCCGACTACGACCAGGCCGCGGTGTCGAGGATCGTCACCGCGGTGGCCGAGGCCGGCTACGCCGAGGCCGAACGGTTCGCCGCCGAGGCGGTCGCCGAGACCGGCATGGGCGTGGTGGCCGACAAGGTCACCAAGAACCGGGCCTGCTCGCGTGGCATCGTCGACTACTACCGCGGTGAAGATTATGTGTCGCCGCGAGTCGACGAGGCCAACAAGATCGTCGAGCTTCCCCGGCCCGCCGGGGTGGTGTTGGCCCTGACGCCGACCACCAATCCCGTTGCCACGGTGTACTTCAAGGTGATCCTGGCGCTGATGACCCGCAACGCGGTCGTCGTCGCCCCCCATCCGCGCGCCAAGCAGTGCTCGGCCGACGCCGCCCGAGTGCTCGCCGAGGCCGCCGTCGCGGCGGGCGCACCCGACGGCATCGTCCAGGTCGTCGACGAGCCGTCGATTCCCCTGGTGCAGGCGCTGATGGCCGACGACCGCACCGACGTCATCGTCGCCACCGGCGGCACCGGGGTCGTGCGCGCCGCATACTCGTCGGGCAACCCGGCGCTCGGCGTCGGCCCGGGCAACGTCCCAGTGTTCGTCGATGCCAGTGCGGACATCAACGCCGCGGCCAAGCGGATCGTGGACAGCAAGGCATTCGACAACTCAGTGCTGTGCACCAACGAGTCGGTGCTGATCGTCGAAGACGCCGTCGCCGACAAACTGCGCTCGGCGCTGACCCGGGCCGGGGCGCACATCCTCGACGAGGACGGTGCTCGGCGGCTGCGGGCCTACATGTTCGCCGGCGGACACCTCAACACCGACGTGGTCGGACGCGACGCCGCGTGGATCGCCGGTCAGGCCGGCCTGCGGGTCACCCCTAAGACCCGCGTGCTGATCGCACCGTTCGACGACGTGATCACCGAAGAGATGCTCGCCCACGAGAAGCTGTCCCCGGTACTCGGGATGACCACCGCGGCCGACGCCGCGCGCGGTATCCGGGCGGCCCGGGCGGTGGTGCGGATCGGCGGGGCCGGCCACTCGGCCGCCATCCACAGCGAGAACCCCTCCGTGATCACTGATTTCGCTTCCCAGGTACCCGTGCTGCGAGTGTCGGTCAACGTCGGCAACTCCACCGGCAGCTCCGGTCTGGACACCAACCTGGCGCCGTCGATGACCATCGGCACCGGGTTTGTCGGGCGAAGCTCGATCGGGGAGAACCTGCAGCCGCAGAACCTGATCAACTGGGCCCGCATCGCCTACAACAGCGACTCCGGAGTGGCGATGGGCAACTTCGCGGGCATCAACCCCTGGCAAGCACCGGCCGGACCGGTGCCGGAATACCCGCGCGCCTCCAACGACCGCAACGGTGTGCCCGTCACGCCGCGTCGCTCGCACCCGACGACAAACCGGTCGGCGGATCCCGGACTGGACGTACTGCGAGCCGAACTTCGCGCACTTGTCGTCGAAGAACTCGCACAACTGATCAAGAGGTAG
- a CDS encoding BMC domain-containing protein, producing MAELRSFIFIDRLQPQTMSYLGTWIKGALPRANQAAQIIEVAPGLDIEGVTDVALKHAEVKAGILVVERQFGYLEFHGETGAVKAAAEAALDELGGDTGSAVSPNVLASRIISSIDHQHAFLINRNKIGSMVLPGESLFVLEVQPASYAILATNEAEKAADIKVVDFRMIGATGRVYLSGTEADVRTAAEAAQDALARATA from the coding sequence GTGGCTGAACTTCGTTCCTTCATCTTCATCGACCGGCTGCAACCGCAGACCATGTCGTACCTGGGCACCTGGATCAAGGGTGCGCTGCCGCGGGCCAACCAGGCCGCCCAGATCATCGAGGTGGCTCCGGGCCTCGACATCGAAGGCGTCACCGATGTCGCCCTCAAGCACGCCGAGGTCAAGGCCGGAATCCTGGTGGTAGAGCGGCAATTCGGCTACCTCGAGTTCCACGGGGAAACCGGCGCCGTGAAGGCAGCCGCCGAGGCCGCACTCGACGAGCTGGGCGGCGACACCGGAAGTGCGGTATCGCCGAATGTGCTGGCCTCGCGGATCATCTCCAGCATCGACCACCAGCACGCGTTTCTGATCAACCGCAACAAGATCGGGTCGATGGTGCTGCCCGGTGAGTCGCTGTTCGTGCTGGAAGTCCAGCCGGCGTCGTACGCCATCCTGGCCACCAACGAGGCCGAGAAAGCCGCCGACATCAAGGTGGTCGACTTCCGGATGATCGGCGCCACCGGCCGCGTTTACCTGTCCGGCACGGAAGCCGATGTCCGTACTGCCGCCGAGGCGGCGCAAGACGCACTCGCCAGGGCGACTGCATGA
- a CDS encoding EutN/CcmL family microcompartment protein has protein sequence MISAVVTGNVWSTRRIDGIPAGAFLEVEIDETGSKLIAFDVLGSGVGERVLVAQGSVASGWFTGTPPPVDALIIGSIDTSTDANSSGISNK, from the coding sequence ATGATCTCAGCGGTTGTCACCGGCAACGTGTGGTCGACCCGGCGCATCGACGGCATCCCCGCAGGCGCGTTCCTCGAGGTCGAGATCGACGAGACCGGATCGAAGCTGATCGCCTTCGACGTTCTCGGCAGCGGTGTGGGCGAGCGGGTCCTCGTCGCCCAGGGCTCGGTCGCTTCGGGCTGGTTCACCGGAACCCCGCCGCCCGTCGACGCCCTCATCATCGGATCCATCGATACGAGCACAGACGCCAATTCATCCGGCATTTCCAACAAATAA
- a CDS encoding BMC domain-containing protein, producing the protein MSSNAIGLIETKGFVAALAAADAMVKAANVTITDRQQVGDGLVAVIVTGEVGAVKAATEAGAETASQVGELVSVHVIPRPHNELGAHFAVASK; encoded by the coding sequence ATGTCCAGCAATGCAATCGGATTGATCGAGACCAAGGGCTTCGTGGCTGCGCTGGCTGCCGCCGACGCCATGGTGAAGGCCGCCAACGTCACCATCACCGACCGCCAGCAGGTCGGCGACGGACTAGTCGCCGTGATTGTCACCGGTGAGGTGGGCGCGGTCAAGGCCGCCACCGAGGCCGGTGCCGAAACCGCCTCGCAGGTGGGCGAACTGGTCAGCGTGCACGTCATCCCGCGTCCGCACAACGAGCTCGGCGCGCACTTCGCGGTCGCCAGCAAGTAG
- a CDS encoding microcompartment protein gives MPTTADESTRIRTQIRVYLLVEDLQRQFAAYLGTPTRARGYPPYEGEHALIVEVSPALAIERVIDLALREVPGIQPGILYVERQFGVLEIHSANLEDVQRAGEAILAGTGNKAADQLRPRVLYHDIIENITDQHAVILNRNRQASMILPGQSLLVYEMTPALFAAVAANEAERAAPGLTVVDVQMIGAAGRLYIGGSTADVTVARDRITAVLDGIEGQEH, from the coding sequence ATGCCGACCACAGCGGACGAGAGCACACGGATCCGCACCCAGATCCGTGTCTACCTGTTGGTGGAGGATCTGCAACGCCAGTTCGCCGCCTACCTCGGAACGCCGACCCGAGCCCGGGGCTACCCACCGTACGAGGGCGAGCATGCGCTCATCGTCGAAGTGTCCCCCGCCCTGGCCATCGAGCGGGTAATCGACCTGGCCCTGCGTGAAGTCCCCGGCATCCAGCCTGGAATCCTTTACGTGGAACGCCAATTCGGTGTCCTGGAGATCCACTCGGCGAACCTGGAAGATGTGCAGCGGGCCGGCGAGGCGATCCTGGCCGGCACCGGCAACAAGGCCGCCGACCAGCTGCGGCCGCGGGTGCTCTACCACGACATCATCGAGAACATCACCGATCAGCATGCGGTGATCCTCAACCGCAACCGGCAGGCATCGATGATCCTGCCCGGGCAGTCCCTGCTGGTCTATGAGATGACCCCAGCGCTGTTCGCGGCGGTTGCGGCCAACGAGGCGGAGCGGGCAGCACCCGGACTTACGGTGGTGGACGTGCAGATGATCGGTGCCGCAGGAAGGCTCTACATCGGTGGCAGCACCGCCGACGTGACGGTGGCACGGGACCGGATCACGGCGGTGCTCGACGGTATCGAGGGACAGGAACACTAA
- a CDS encoding phosphotransferase enzyme family protein, producing MVITDEIEVAQLALRQYDIGTDATLRLLNLSENATYLVEDAGTQSILRVHRQDYHRPHEIESELDWLAALRADSDVTVPAVLPTRDGRRLVTVSGEQTGGTDRYAVHFGMVGGAEPDEGTLTLDDFHTLGRITAALHDHSQRWERPAGFGRFSWDWEHSLGRAPRWGRWHDAEGVGPAERQVLERAQQLLHDRLQAYGTGADVYGLIHADLRLANLLVDPAPSGSTKITVIDFDDCGFGWYFYDFGTAVSFIEDDPALPEWQDAWVGGYRTRRDLPASDEDMLASFVLFRRLLLLAWMGSHGHSRESATKAISYAAGSCELAERYLRSGGLTLT from the coding sequence ATGGTTATCACCGACGAGATCGAGGTCGCCCAACTGGCGTTACGCCAGTACGACATTGGCACGGACGCGACGCTGCGGTTGCTGAACCTGTCCGAGAATGCCACCTATCTCGTCGAGGACGCCGGCACCCAGTCCATCCTTCGGGTACACCGGCAGGATTACCACCGGCCCCATGAGATCGAATCCGAACTGGACTGGCTGGCAGCGCTTCGCGCCGACAGCGACGTCACGGTTCCGGCAGTGCTGCCCACCCGGGACGGACGGCGCCTGGTTACCGTCAGCGGTGAACAGACGGGCGGAACCGACCGCTACGCCGTGCATTTCGGCATGGTCGGCGGGGCCGAGCCCGATGAAGGCACGTTGACCCTCGACGACTTCCACACGCTGGGCCGGATCACCGCTGCGCTGCACGATCATTCGCAGCGGTGGGAACGCCCGGCCGGGTTCGGCCGGTTCTCGTGGGACTGGGAGCACAGCCTGGGCAGGGCCCCGCGGTGGGGCCGCTGGCACGATGCCGAGGGCGTCGGACCGGCCGAACGACAGGTACTGGAACGCGCGCAGCAGTTGCTGCACGACCGCCTACAGGCCTACGGCACCGGGGCCGACGTCTACGGCCTGATCCACGCCGACCTGCGGCTGGCCAATCTGCTGGTGGACCCCGCCCCCTCGGGGTCCACCAAGATCACCGTCATCGACTTCGACGACTGTGGATTTGGTTGGTATTTCTACGATTTCGGCACGGCGGTGTCGTTCATCGAAGATGATCCGGCGTTGCCGGAATGGCAGGACGCCTGGGTGGGCGGCTACCGCACCCGACGGGACCTGCCCGCCTCCGACGAGGACATGCTGGCCTCGTTCGTGCTGTTTCGCAGGCTGCTGTTGCTGGCCTGGATGGGCAGCCATGGCCACTCCAGGGAATCGGCTACCAAGGCCATCAGCTATGCCGCGGGAAGCTGTGAACTCGCCGAGCGCTACTTGCGCTCGGGCGGCCTCACCCTGACCTGA
- the fabG gene encoding 3-oxoacyl-ACP reductase FabG, which yields MFASLQGRSAVVTGGSKGIGRGIAQTFANAGVNVLVTGRNQADLDDAVAALADAPGRVSALRADVTSPEDARTVVEAAVERHGALDIVCANAGIFPSGRIEDLTPEDIDQVLAVNFKGTVYIVQAALAALTASGHGRVVITSSITGPITGYPGWSHYGASKAAQLGFLRTAAMELAPKKITVNAVLPGNIITEGLIDMGQDYHDHMASAVPAGRLGSVADIGNTALFFATDEAAYITGQSLVVDGGQILPESHMAIAEL from the coding sequence ATGTTCGCATCGCTTCAGGGCCGCTCGGCCGTCGTCACCGGCGGCAGCAAGGGCATCGGCCGCGGTATCGCCCAGACCTTCGCCAACGCCGGCGTGAATGTCCTGGTCACCGGGCGCAACCAGGCCGATCTCGATGACGCCGTCGCCGCGCTCGCCGACGCGCCGGGCCGGGTCAGTGCCCTGCGCGCCGATGTGACCAGCCCCGAGGATGCCCGCACGGTGGTCGAGGCGGCCGTCGAGCGCCACGGCGCTCTGGACATCGTCTGCGCCAACGCCGGCATCTTCCCATCCGGCCGCATCGAAGACCTCACCCCCGAGGACATCGACCAGGTGCTGGCGGTGAACTTCAAGGGCACCGTCTACATCGTGCAGGCCGCACTCGCGGCACTGACCGCCAGCGGTCACGGGCGCGTCGTCATCACCTCGTCGATCACCGGACCGATCACCGGGTACCCGGGCTGGTCGCACTACGGGGCATCCAAGGCCGCCCAGCTGGGCTTCCTGCGCACCGCCGCAATGGAACTGGCGCCCAAGAAGATTACCGTCAACGCGGTGCTGCCCGGCAACATCATCACCGAGGGCCTGATCGACATGGGCCAGGACTACCACGACCACATGGCCTCGGCGGTGCCTGCGGGCCGGCTCGGTTCGGTCGCCGACATCGGAAACACGGCGCTGTTCTTCGCCACCGACGAGGCCGCCTACATCACCGGACAGTCGCTGGTCGTCGACGGTGGACAGATTCTGCCCGAATCACATATGGCAATCGCTGAACTCTAG
- a CDS encoding GntR family transcriptional regulator, with the protein MAVHSEELRRRIVGDINAGTPGAKLGSERDLAERYGTSRSSLRQVLAALEEAGLVHRVIGRAGGIFISHGQVERHLSDVVGVPAFLANQGYVAGTRVLSTRITTPDDATKTALRLGPGDYVIEIQRVRLADGSPISLEHAQFPADAFPGLLDQQLGGSLYEILESQYGLVTGRADERIEAVSATSSEATLLGIKPKAALLLITRVTYDQNGSPCEFSRDLFRGDRTALAVTAQGSGIATHADANTASVTLQRQVG; encoded by the coding sequence GTGGCAGTTCACAGCGAGGAGTTGCGCAGGCGCATCGTCGGCGATATCAACGCGGGCACCCCCGGCGCCAAACTGGGCAGTGAGCGTGACCTGGCCGAACGCTACGGAACCAGCCGCTCCAGCCTGCGCCAGGTGTTGGCCGCACTCGAGGAAGCCGGGCTGGTGCATCGGGTGATCGGCCGGGCCGGCGGCATCTTCATCAGCCACGGGCAGGTGGAGCGCCACCTCTCCGATGTCGTCGGCGTGCCTGCTTTCCTCGCCAATCAGGGGTACGTCGCGGGCACCCGGGTGCTCTCGACGCGCATCACCACCCCCGACGACGCCACCAAGACCGCGCTCCGCCTCGGGCCCGGCGACTACGTCATCGAGATCCAGCGCGTCCGGCTGGCCGACGGCTCCCCCATCTCGCTGGAACACGCACAGTTCCCCGCCGACGCCTTTCCGGGCCTGCTCGACCAGCAGCTGGGCGGGTCACTCTACGAAATCCTGGAATCCCAATACGGTTTGGTCACCGGCCGGGCCGACGAGCGCATCGAAGCGGTCAGCGCCACCAGCAGCGAAGCCACCCTCCTTGGCATCAAACCCAAGGCGGCACTGCTGTTGATCACCCGGGTCACCTATGACCAGAACGGTTCCCCCTGCGAGTTCTCCCGCGACCTGTTCCGCGGGGACCGGACGGCGCTGGCCGTCACGGCGCAGGGCAGCGGCATCGCCACCCACGCCGACGCCAATACTGCCTCGGTCACGCTGCAACGTCAGGTCGGCTGA
- a CDS encoding MFS transporter — translation MSVWRVPGMPALLACAALGFAGFSLLLTVAPMWAVHIGADNLGAGAVNSVLMLFTVVAQLLVGRLLRRAGWAVTQALGLVLLGVPAALHSLTGSLWQVLLLAALRGLGFGILTVCSVRGIAALIPQERRGRAIGAYGLSIAAPQFVLTPLAPWLAENVGYPLVFGLAAVSVLAVPLAFTRPAPTLVDEPHSDRLDSIGGLVGPIAALVVITAAGGGILTFAPQLGGATTALGALLAMTGTAVLARWLIGGVADQHGTARFIAPMLGVGALGLAVTAVGIGVGGSLVILGCGLLGTAYGALQNLTLVQAFAASGEQARGAVSVVWNVGFDAGTGVGSLAVGALATSFSFPTAFAVMMAACVGVGLMWALSRPDVAA, via the coding sequence GTGAGTGTGTGGCGGGTACCGGGCATGCCCGCGTTGTTGGCCTGTGCTGCGTTGGGATTCGCCGGATTCTCGTTGCTGCTGACGGTGGCCCCGATGTGGGCGGTGCACATCGGGGCGGACAACCTGGGGGCCGGCGCGGTCAACAGCGTGCTGATGCTGTTCACCGTCGTCGCGCAACTGTTGGTCGGCCGGCTGTTGCGCAGGGCCGGTTGGGCCGTCACCCAGGCACTCGGGCTCGTGCTGCTGGGGGTACCGGCTGCGCTGCACTCCCTGACCGGTTCTCTGTGGCAGGTGCTGCTTCTGGCAGCGTTGCGGGGATTGGGCTTCGGCATCCTGACGGTGTGCAGCGTCAGAGGTATCGCCGCGCTGATCCCGCAGGAGCGCCGCGGCCGGGCGATCGGCGCGTACGGACTGTCCATCGCGGCGCCGCAGTTCGTATTGACCCCGCTGGCACCGTGGCTGGCCGAGAATGTCGGGTACCCGCTCGTGTTCGGGCTGGCCGCCGTCTCAGTGCTGGCGGTGCCGTTGGCGTTCACCCGCCCGGCACCGACGTTGGTGGACGAACCGCATTCGGATCGACTCGACAGCATCGGCGGGCTGGTCGGTCCGATCGCTGCGCTCGTGGTGATCACGGCAGCCGGCGGTGGGATCCTCACCTTCGCACCTCAACTGGGTGGTGCGACAACCGCGCTCGGGGCGTTGTTGGCCATGACCGGCACGGCGGTGTTGGCCCGGTGGCTGATCGGAGGGGTTGCCGACCAACACGGCACCGCGAGGTTCATCGCCCCGATGCTGGGCGTCGGCGCGCTCGGTCTGGCGGTGACCGCCGTGGGTATCGGCGTCGGCGGATCGCTGGTGATTCTCGGCTGTGGGCTGCTCGGCACTGCCTACGGTGCGTTGCAGAATCTCACCCTGGTGCAGGCTTTCGCCGCCTCGGGGGAGCAGGCTCGGGGCGCGGTCAGTGTGGTTTGGAACGTCGGATTCGACGCGGGCACCGGGGTGGGGTCGCTGGCCGTCGGTGCGCTGGCCACCTCGTTTTCGTTCCCGACAGCGTTCGCCGTGATGATGGCCGCGTGTGTGGGGGTCGGGCTGATGTGGGCGCTCAGCCGACCTGACGTTGCAGCGTGA